GCACCGGTTCGGCGTGCAACAGCGGCAGGTTCTGAAACAGAAGGGGGAGAATCCCCACATTCTGGTAATGACCGCCACGCCGATACCGCGCAGTCTCGCCCTGACCGTGTACGGCGACCTGGCCCTGTCGGTGATCGACGAGCTGCCGCCGGGCCGCAAACCTGTCAAGACATTGATGTGCGGGGAAAAAGAACGAGAACGTGCATTGATTTTAATGAAAAAGGCGATCCAGAGGGGAGAGCAGGGCTATATCGTCTATCCGCTCGTCGAGGAATCGGAAAAGAGCGACCTGAAGGCCGCCACCGAGGCCATGGAATGGCTGACCGGCTTTTTCCCCGATGTCAGGCTGGCGCTGCTGCACGGCCGCATGAAGGGGCCGGAAAAGGACGCGGTGATGCGGGATTTCGCCGAGGGCCGAACCGGTATTCTGGTCGCCACAACCGTTATCGAGGTCGGCATCGACGTGCCCAACGCCACGGTGATGATCGTCGAACACGCGGAACGGTTCGGACTCGCCCAGCTGCATCAGCTGCGCGGCCGGGTCGGCCGGGGCGGCAAGGAATCGGTCTGTGTCCTGATCCGGTCACAAAAGTGCAGCGAGGACGGTCTGAAACGGTTGCAGGTGATGTGCGAGACCGGCGACGGCTTCCGGATAGCGGAAGCCGATCTCGAAATCCGGGGACCGGGCGACTTTCTCGGCACCCGGCAGTCGGGCGTGCCCGATTTCCGCATCGCCAATATCCTGCGTGACGGGCAGGTGCTCGAACAGGCGCGGCAGGACGCCATGGAGCTGGTTGCCCGTGACGACTTTCCCGACCATCCACGCTACCACGAGCTGATGCAGGCCCTGGCGGAGCGCTGGGGAGGACGGCTGGAGCTGGCCAGCATCGGCTGAAACGGGCGTTTATTTTTGTACTCGATAAAAGTTTACATAATATATCTTATGCGACATAAGATTTTCTGATGTCGCTTCCCCGGGGGTTCGCCCATGAACTCCCGGACACGTCCCCTTCGTAACTCCCTGAAGGTCAACCACCACGGCGACGGCTTCGTTTCCGTCACTGTCCGCCTTCCGGAATCCCTCCTCAACGCCTACGCCCACTTTCTTGAAGCTCTCTCGGATTTCTTCTTTGCCGCCGATCGGCAGGCGCATATCGACTGGCTCAAGTCCCGGCGTGAGAAAGACGCCCGTTATCAGCTCGAAGCGAAACAGGCCCGTGAGCAGTTTGCCCGGCTGGTTCTGGAATCCTTCGACCGTCACAATGCCCCTGGCCTGTCACGGTTTGAGCTGCTCAAGCGTATTGCTGCTGATTTGCGGGTGATCAAGCACCCGTGGCGGAAGTATGAGATTATCCGCAAGACCCTTGTCGAGGCTGGCCTTGGTGGCCGTCCGGGGCGTCCTCGCCGTGAGGTGCGGAAATGAGCGAACAGATCAAGATGGGTTTGTGCGGGCACAAAAAAAGGAGCCGTCAAGGCTCCCTTTTTGTTTGTGATGGTCGGGGCGAGAGGATTTGAACCTCCGACCCCCTGCACCCCATGCAGGTGCGCTACCAGGCTGCGCTACGCCCCGAAGACCAACGCCGCGGATTATGGGTTATCCGCGGCATCTTGTCAAGGCAAAAAGCAGCGGTGCTGCCGGTTACATCGCAATGAAATCACAACTTTCGCCGATCGATGACCCGCACCGCCTTTCCTTCGTGCCGCGGCATGGAGGCCGGTTCCACCAGCTTGACCCTGGCGCCGACGCCGAGGGTGCTGGCCAGCCGTTTTTCCACCGCCTCGACAAAGGCTTTCTGCTGTTTCATTTCGTCGAAGAAGATCTTTTCGTTGACCTCCACCCGCACCTCGAGGGTATCGACGTTGTTGACGCGATCGACGATCAGCTGGTAGTGCGGCTCGCACCCCTCCATCTGGAAGAGTACCTCCTCGATCTGGGTCGGAAAGACATTGACCCCTTTGATGATCAGCATGTCGTCGGAGCGCCCCATGGTTTTCTGCATGCGGACCATGGTCCGGCCGCAGTCGCAGGGCGCGTAGTCGAGACGGGTGATGTCCCTTGTCCGGTAGCGGACTACGGGAAAGGCCTCCTTGGTCAGGCTGGTGATGACCAGCTCCCCTACTGAGCCCGGCGGCAGCACCTCGCCGGTTTCAGGATCGATGATCTCGGGCAGAAAGTGGTCCTCGAAGATGTGCATCCCCCGGCGGCAGAGGCACTCGCCGGCGACTCCCGGTCCCATGACCTCGGACAGGCCGTAATTGTCGGTGGCGACAATTTCCAGCCGCCTTTCGATCTCCCGCCGCATCTCCTCGCTCCAGGGCTCGGCGCCGAACAGGCCGACCCGCAGATCGAGACTCTGCGGGTCCAGTCCGGTTCGTTCCATGCGATCGGCCATGGTCAGTGCGTAGCTCGGCGTGCAGACCAGCGCCGAACTGCGGTAGTCGTGCATGATCATCAGCTGCTTGTCGGTATTGCCGCTTGAGATCGGTATCACCGAGGCGCCGATGCGCTCCGCGCCGTAGTGCAGGCCGAAGGCGCCGGTAAACAGGCCGTAGCCGAAGGCGATATGCACGATGTCCTCGGCGGTGACGCCGGCGGCGGTCATGAATCGGGCGACCAGTTCGGTCCAGGTGTCGAGATCCCGGCGGCTGTAGCCGACCACCGTCGGCTTGCCCGTGGTTCCGGACGAGGAATGGATGCGTACTACCTCTTTCATGGGCACGGCGAACATGCCGTAGGGATAGTTGCGCCGCAGATCCTCCTTGTCGGTGAACGGCAGCCGCTGCAGATCCTCGAGGGTCTGCAGATCGTCGGGATGAAAACCGATGTCAGTGAATTTCTGCTGGTAACAGGGAACGTTGTGGTAGACCCGGTCGAGGGTCTGTTTCAGCCGGCGAAGCTGCAGCTCGCGCAGGGCTTCGCGATCCATGCACTCGTGGACGGGATCCCATATTTTCAGGTGTGGCAAGACAGCATCCTCACTTCAGGTATTTTCCAGAAAAAGGCACTCAACCCATTGTCAGGCCGAGAAAATCTTGTCGCTCTTGACCAGCTTGACATCCATTTCCGGCAGCATCTCCAGGGCCCGCTGGATGTCGTCAAAACGGAAGATGATGATAGCCTCTCCGCCGTTGGGCTCGACGAAGGCGTACATGTATTCGACGTTGATGCCGGCCTGGTCGAGTTTTTCGAGAATGCCGTTGAGTCCTTTCGGCCGGTCGGGCACCTCGACGGCGATCACCTCGGTCTTGCTGACGGTGAAGCCGTCCTCCTTGAGCACCTGCAGGGCCTTGTCCGGCGAATCGACGATCAGCCGCAGGATGCCGAAATCCGAAGTGTCGGCAAGGGAGAGAGCCCGAATGTTGATGCCGGCGTTGCCGATCACCCGGGTCACCTCGGCCAGGCGGCCGGTCTTGTTCTCGATGAAGACTGAAATCTGCTGAACCGTCATCCTGCCCTCCTATCCTTTCCGTTTGTCAATGACGCGAACGGCCTTGCCTTCGCTGCGGGCAAGGCTCTTGGGCTCCACCAGTCGCACCTTGCAGGTGATGCCGAGCAGGTCCTTGATATCCCGGCGGATTTTGCGGGAAAGTTCCTGCAGCACCTTGATTTCGTCGGAAAAGACCCGCTCGTTGACCTCCACCTGCACTTCCAGGGTGTCGAGGTTGTCTTCCCGGTCGACGATCAGCTGGTAATGCGGCTCGACGCCTTCGATGTTGAACAGCACGCTCTCGATCTGCGAAGGAAAGACGTTGACGCCGCGGATGATAAGCATGTCGTCGCTGCGGCCGCTGATCCGCTCGAGGCGGACATGGGTCCGGCCGCAGATGCAGGGTTCGGGGATGATTCGGGTGATGTCCCGCGTCCGGTAGCGGATGAGGGGAATCCCCTCCTTGGTGATGGTGGTGATCACCAGTTCGCCCTTCTCGCCCGGCGGCAGAGGTTCGCCCGTTTCCGGGTCGATGATTTCCGGGATGAAATGGTCCTCCCAGATATGCAGGCCGTTTTGCGCCTCGATGCACTCGATGCCGACACCGGGACCGAGAATCTCGGACAGGCCGTAGATGTCGATCGCCTTGATGCCGAGTTTCTCCTCGATCTCCTGCCGCATCGCCTCGCTCCAGGGCTCGGCGCCGTGGATGCCGACGCGCAGCTTGAAATCGCGGATGTCGAGGTTTTCCTCGCGTGCGGCCTCCGCCAGGTAGAGGCAGTAGGATGGCGTGCAGGTCAACACGGTCGAACCGAAATCCTGCATGATCATGATCTGCTTCTTGGTGTTGCCGCCCGACATCGGAATGACCGAGGCGCCGATGCGTTCGGCGCCGTAGTGGGCGCCGAGACCGCCGGTGAACAGTCCGTAACCGTAGGCATTGTGGATGACGTCTCCCCTGCTGGCGCCGGCGGCGACAAAGGAGCGGGCCATCAGTTCGGCCCAGGTGTCGATGTCCCGCCGGGTGTAGCCGACGACGGTCGGTTTGCCGGTGGTTCCGGACGAGGCGTGAATCCTGACGATCTGCTCCAGCGGCACGGCGAACAGTCCGTAGGGATAGTTGTCGCGCATGTCCTGCTTCAGGGTGAACGGCAACCGCCGCA
This window of the Geothermobacter ehrlichii genome carries:
- a CDS encoding phenylacetate--CoA ligase family protein, with the translated sequence MKIWDPVHECMDREALRELQLRRLKQTLDRVYHNVPCYQQKFTDIGFHPDDLQTLEDLQRLPFTDKEDLRRNYPYGMFAVPMKEVVRIHSSSGTTGKPTVVGYSRRDLDTWTELVARFMTAAGVTAEDIVHIAFGYGLFTGAFGLHYGAERIGASVIPISSGNTDKQLMIMHDYRSSALVCTPSYALTMADRMERTGLDPQSLDLRVGLFGAEPWSEEMRREIERRLEIVATDNYGLSEVMGPGVAGECLCRRGMHIFEDHFLPEIIDPETGEVLPPGSVGELVITSLTKEAFPVVRYRTRDITRLDYAPCDCGRTMVRMQKTMGRSDDMLIIKGVNVFPTQIEEVLFQMEGCEPHYQLIVDRVNNVDTLEVRVEVNEKIFFDEMKQQKAFVEAVEKRLASTLGVGARVKLVEPASMPRHEGKAVRVIDRRKL
- a CDS encoding phenylacetate--CoA ligase family protein, encoding MIWNDEFETLPREAIESLQLKRLQQTVARVQATVPFYRQSFARAGVSAEMIRSLDDLRRLPFTLKQDMRDNYPYGLFAVPLEQIVRIHASSGTTGKPTVVGYTRRDIDTWAELMARSFVAAGASRGDVIHNAYGYGLFTGGLGAHYGAERIGASVIPMSGGNTKKQIMIMQDFGSTVLTCTPSYCLYLAEAAREENLDIRDFKLRVGIHGAEPWSEAMRQEIEEKLGIKAIDIYGLSEILGPGVGIECIEAQNGLHIWEDHFIPEIIDPETGEPLPPGEKGELVITTITKEGIPLIRYRTRDITRIIPEPCICGRTHVRLERISGRSDDMLIIRGVNVFPSQIESVLFNIEGVEPHYQLIVDREDNLDTLEVQVEVNERVFSDEIKVLQELSRKIRRDIKDLLGITCKVRLVEPKSLARSEGKAVRVIDKRKG
- a CDS encoding ACT domain-containing protein: MTVQQISVFIENKTGRLAEVTRVIGNAGINIRALSLADTSDFGILRLIVDSPDKALQVLKEDGFTVSKTEVIAVEVPDRPKGLNGILEKLDQAGINVEYMYAFVEPNGGEAIIIFRFDDIQRALEMLPEMDVKLVKSDKIFSA